GCGCCGACGCGGTCATCCTCGACCTGGAGGACGCCGTCGTCGCCGGCCGCAAGGCGTACGCCCGCGACGCCGTCGCCGAGTTCCTCGCCGACCGGCAGCCGGTGCCCGTCCAGGTCCGGGTCAACGAGCTGACCGGCCCGGACGTCGACGCCGACCTGGCCGCCGTCGCCGGCGCGCCCGGGCTCGCCGGGCTGCGACTGCCCAAGGTGGAGTCCGCGGCGGACATCGCCGCCGTCGCCGCCCGGGTGGACACCCCGCTGCACCCGCTCATCGAGTCGGCCCTCGGCCTGGAGTTCGCGCACGCCGTCGCGGACGCGCATCCGGCGGTGGCCTCGCTCGGGCTCGGCGAGGCCGACCTTCGCTCCGACCTGGGCGTCGCCGACGACGACGGGCTGCTCTGGGCGCGCGGCCGGATCGTGATCGCGGCCCGTGCGGCCGGGCTGCCGCCACCGGCCATGTCGGTGTACGCGAACGTCGCCGACCTCGACGGGCTGGCCGCCTCCTGCGCGACCGGCCGGCGGCTCGGCTTCCTCGGCCGCGCCGCCATCCACCCGCGCCAGCTGCCGGTGATCACCGAGGCGTTCCGGCCGGGCGACCGTGAGGTGGCCCGGGCGCGGGAACTGCTCGCCGCGGTCGCCGAGGCGCAGACCCGCGACTCCGGCACGGCGGTGCTGCCCGACGGCCGGTTCGCCGACCGGGCCATGGTGGCGGCGGCCCGCCGGGTGGTCGACCTCGCCGCCCGTTACGCCGCCTGACCGGCCCGCCGCCACCGGACGCGGTGCGCCGGTCGCTCGGCCCGCGCCGGACCTGGTCCGCGGCGGCCGACCGGTCAGCCGCCGGCCGGGTCGCGGCGCGGGTGGGTCAGCGCCTCGGCGATGCCCTCGATGGTCTGGGCCAGGTAGTCGAAGTCGGGCACGGCGACCCGCTCCGCGCGTTCGTGCAGGTTCGCCGGGGTCACCGTGTCGTCGATCCGGGCGACCTCGTGCCGTCCGTCGCGTTCCATGACTGCCTCCCTGATGGCGAGGCGGCGCTGCCCGGCAGCGCCGTCAGACGGTTCCGAGCACAGGCCAATCATTGCACTATGCAATCGTGCCGGCCAGGGCTATCGCGTCAGGCGTCGGCGGTCGCCTCCGCGTCCCGCGCGGTGAAGCCGAGCCACCACTCCTGCTCGGGCACCTCGCCCGCGGCGGCGGCGAAGGCGGCCAGCGCCTCGGTCACCTCCGGCTGCCAGTAGCCGGCCGTGGCCGCCACGATCCGGGACAGCTCCTCCCGGCGGCGCCGGATCACCTCCGCCACCAGGCG
This sequence is a window from Micromonospora sp. NBRC 110009. Protein-coding genes within it:
- a CDS encoding HpcH/HpaI aldolase/citrate lyase family protein, encoding MLLTWLYVPGDRPDRFAKAVASGADAVILDLEDAVVAGRKAYARDAVAEFLADRQPVPVQVRVNELTGPDVDADLAAVAGAPGLAGLRLPKVESAADIAAVAARVDTPLHPLIESALGLEFAHAVADAHPAVASLGLGEADLRSDLGVADDDGLLWARGRIVIAARAAGLPPPAMSVYANVADLDGLAASCATGRRLGFLGRAAIHPRQLPVITEAFRPGDREVARARELLAAVAEAQTRDSGTAVLPDGRFADRAMVAAARRVVDLAARYAA